From Pan troglodytes isolate AG18354 chromosome 9, NHGRI_mPanTro3-v2.0_pri, whole genome shotgun sequence, the proteins below share one genomic window:
- the LOC107967120 gene encoding uncharacterized protein LOC107967120 has protein sequence MWVVDQGRGQGTMSVEKGGLFRFPLLDGRERRGKQPRRTRELHKSRGQGAPSEAGVRDRSPLERGCKGVPMLREKTWGPWNGLMVIGKRVELLTRNTRKPKLESEYWRLEDVEKTVLKGKSGPSQERMDVKLLYRGASASQASADLGKDSPRGIWGKQEVKHEIKAKSKSAGMTAGPMKGSGFEERLRSAGEKVGTSGEDLRSNGYKLGQDEKGLRSSVDKMRSSVEKLRSTSEKLVCRGEKQGSSGVKLRSSGRKLRSSGENLRSSREKLRWSGEKLGTSGEKLRSSGEKLGTSDEKLRLSGEKLGTSDEKLRLSGEKLRLSGEKLRLSGEKLRLSGEKLRLSGERLGTSDEKLRLSGEKLRLSGEKLRSSREKLRLSGEKLRLSGEKLRLSGEKLRLSGEKLRLSGERLGTSDEKLRLSGEKLRLSGEKLRSSREKLRLSGEKLGTSDEKLRLSGEKLRSSREKLRLSG, from the coding sequence ATGTGGGTGGTGGACCAGGGGCGAGGGCAGGGGACAATGTCTGTGGAGAAGGGGGGTCTGTTTAGGTTTCCGCTCTTGGACGGGAGGGAGCGGCGGGGTAAGCAGCCTAGGAGGACTAGGGAGCTCCACAAGTCCCGCGGCCAGGGCGCCCCAAGCGAGGCCGGGGTCCGCGATCGGTCGCCACTGGAGCGGGGCTGCAAGGGGGTGCCGATGCTGCGAGAGAAAACCTGGGGACCTTGGAACGGGCTCATGGTAATTGGGAAGAGAGTGGAGCTCCTGACTAGAAACACTCGAAAGCCGAAGCTGGAGTCTGAGTACTGGAGACTGGAAGATGTGGAAAAGACGGTCTTGAAAGGGAAGTCAGGCCCGAGTCAGGAAAGGATGGATGTGAAGCTGCTGTACCGTGGAGCAAGTGCATCACAAGCTTCAGCAGATTTGGGGAAAGACAGCCCAAGGGGGATTTGGGGAAAGCAAGAGGTCAAACACGAAATAAAGGCTAAATCTAAGAGTGCAGGGATGACAGCAGGGCCTATGAAGGGGTCTGGGTTTGAAGAAAGGTTGAGGTCTGCTGGGGAGAAGGTAGGGACCAGTGGAGAGGACTTGAGATCCAATGGATATAAACTGGGACAGGATGAGAAGGGGTTGAGGTCTAGTGTAGACAAGATGAGATCAAGTGTAGAGAAGCTGAGGTCTACTAGTGAGAAGCTGGTGTGCAGGGGAGAGAAGCAGGGGTCCAGTGGAGTGAAGCTGAGGTCCAGTGGCAGAAAGCTGAGATCAAGTGGAGAGAATTTGAGATCAAGTAGAGAGAAGCTGAGATGgagtggagagaagctgggaactAGTGGAGAGAAGCTGAGATCAagtggagagaagctgggaacCAGTGATGAGAAGCTGAGGTTgagtggagagaagctgggaacCAGTGATGAGAAGCTGAGGTTGAGTGGAGAGAAGCTGAGGTTGAGTGGAGAGAAGCTGAGGTTGAGTGGAGAGAAGCTGAGGTTGAGTGGAGAGAAGCTGAGGTTGAGTGGAGAGAGGCTGGGAACCAGTGATGAGAAGCTGAGGTTGAGTGGAGAGAAGCTGAGGTTGAGTGGAGAGAAGCTGAGATCAAGCAGAGAGAAGCTGAGGTTGAGTGGAGAGAAGCTGAGGTTGAGTGGAGAGAAGCTGAGGTTGAGTGGAGAGAAGCTGAGGTTGAGTGGAGAGAAGCTGAGGTTGAGTGGAGAGAGGCTGGGAACCAGTGATGAGAAGCTGAGGTTGAGTGGAGAGAAGCTGAGGTTGAGTGGAGAGAAGCTGAGATCAAGCAGAGAGAAGCTGAGGTTgagtggagagaagctgggaacCAGTGATGAGAAGCTGAGGTTGAGTGGAGAGAAGCTAAGATCAAGCAGAGAGAAGCTGAGGTTGAGTGGATAG